From a single Pseudorasbora parva isolate DD20220531a chromosome 17, ASM2467924v1, whole genome shotgun sequence genomic region:
- the ston1 gene encoding stonin-1, with the protein MCSTNHPANWVTFEDEGTAFSSPQKSLRSSTSGSIPRPNGLKLVLPSLGSEPWSFGSAVESPSFCGVPSNTPMCTPTGQLHYGPQEPPDFSIKMSEGSGALKASQDEPGHFNPFWADKRASWTSSSDSDSGPSLPRFFIRTKDGNEPPQDHLQYSYSYICHKLEQLRTEENQPDDVKVEREARGLKDKAVKRAPSSFVPQGLFLSQRRHGWPLMLRIPEKKNRMSSRQWGPIYLQLLPGALLQLFYEKGLEKPFKEFQLHAYCALSAPKLESYGEPRKIATVKVEHVSYVERKRYHPKHEATHEPEVEQLLKFGTTEYADLEDLLVSIEEELLRLPVPHQQHKHYEDQELSLQISDHIWMRQDKDGATLECAAITRIHCLALLNGAVECFLALNDLGLLRLAPAYGSEEDDEAWMEITDYHFHQCVKEAEFAAKRLLKFWPPDGCRVELVRFRTASLRCREPPLLVKAVLAVQGACVELQVFLNLLASFPSPRGSSEAFCENVVVRVPFPGDWVKVPNGMSLLRQRSLKARMNRNACLGSAHEAQSQSVMSMTVGTVKYENVHRAVVWRIDRLPPKNVALDQPQSLACKLELASDQQVPAGWLPVVSVECEVADAVASHTRVKSLGIACDVQPQKHLSSRAYYHCQVEMEKKLIETECQKRSGCATQ; encoded by the exons ATGTGCTCCACCAATCACCCAGCCAACTGGGTTACGTTTGAAGATGAAGGGACGGCCTTCTCCTCACCCCAGAAATCCCTGCGCTCTTCTACATCAGGCTCGATACCTCGGCCCAACGGGTTGAAACTTGTTCTGCCGTCTTTAGGCAGTGAACCGTGGAGCTTCGGCTCTGCTGTAGAGTCTCCGTCATTCTGCGGTGTGCCGAGCAACACTCCCATGTGCACTCCGACAGGCCAGCTTCATTACGGCCCTCAGGAGCCGCCAGACTTCTCCATCAAGATGAGTGAAGGCTCGGGCGCCCTCAAAGCGTCCCAAGATGAGCCGGGCCATTTTAACCCATTCTGGGCGGATAAACGAGCGTCCTGGACCTCGTCCTCAGACTCGGACTCTGGACCCAGTTTGCCCCGTTTCTTCATCCGTACCAAAGATGGTAACGAGCCACCTCAAGACCACCTACAATACTCCTACTCCTACATCTGCCATAAACTAGAGCAGCTGAGAACAGAGGAGAACCAGCCGGATGATGTGAAGGTGGAACGAGAGGCTCGAGGCTTGAAGGATAAAGCAGTGAAGAGGGCTCCGTCCTCCTTCGTTCCCCAGGGGCTGTTCCTCAGTCAGAGGAGGCACGGATGGCCCTTAATGCTTCGGATCCCGGAGAAGAAGAACCGCATGTCGTCCCGTCAGTGGGGGCCTATATACCTGCAGCTGCTTCCAGGAGCCCTGCTTCAGCTCTTCTACGAGAAAGGCCTGGAGAAGCCCTTTAAAGAGTTCCAGCTGCACGCCTACTGCGCCCTCTCCGCTCCCAAACTGGAGAGCTACGGGGAACCCCGCAAGATCGCCACCGTGAAGGTGGAGCATGTGTCATATGTGGAGCGGAAGCGCTATCACCCCAAACATGAGGCCACACACGAGCCAGAGGTGGAGCAGCTGCTGAAGTTCGGCACCACCGAATACGCAGACTTGGAGGACCTGCTAGTGTCTATAGAGGAAGAGCTCCTGCGCCTACCTGTGCCGCACCAGCAGCACAAACACTATGAAGATCAGGAGCTGTCCTTGCAGATATCTGACCACATCTGGATGAGGCAGGATAAGGACGGGGCGACGCTGGAGTGCGCGGCCATCACGCGGATCCATTGCTTAGCGCTCCTGAATGGGGCAGTGGAGTGCTTCCTGGCTCTGAATGATCTGGGTCTTCTCAGGCTAGCTCCGGCATACGGTTCTGAAGAAGACGACGAGGCCTGGATGGAAATCACAGACTACCACTTCCACCAGTGTGTCAAAGAGGCAGAGTTTGCTGCCAAACGGCTGCTGAAGTTCTGGCCTCCGGACGGCTGTCGCGTGGAGCTGGTGCGGTTCAGGACGGCCTCGCTCCGCTGCCGAGAGCCTCCGCTCCTGGTTAAAGCGGTGCTCGCGGTGCAAGGCGCCTGTGTGGAGCTCCAGGTCTTCCTCAATCTCCTGGCCAGTTTCCCCTCGCCcagagggagctcggaggcctTTTGTGAGAACGTCGTGGTCCGCGTGCCGTTCCCGGGCGATTGGGTGAAGGTGCCCAATGGCATGTCCCTGCTGCGGCAGAGGTCTCTGAAGGCTCGCATGAACAGGAACGCCTGCCTGGGCTCCGCTCATGAGGCGCAGTCTCAGTCTGTCATGAGCATGACCGTCGGCACTGTCAAATATGAGAACGTGCATCGAGCCGTAGTGTGGAGAATCGACCGGCTCCCGCCCAAGAACGTGG CGCTGGACCAGCCGCAGTCGTTAGCGTGTAAGCTGGAGCTGGCCTCGGATCAGCAGGTTCCGGCCGGATGGCTGCCGGTGGTCAGTGTGGAGTGTGAGGTGGCAGATGCGGTGGCGTCCCACACCCGAGTCAAGAGCCTGGGCATCGCATGTGACGTCCAGCCGCAGAAACACCTGAGCAGCAGAGCCTACTATCACTGCCAG GTGGAAATGGAGAAGAAGTTGATCGAGACGGAGTGTCAGAAGCGTTCGGGCTGCGCAACACAGTGA